The following coding sequences lie in one Rothia sp. SD9660Na genomic window:
- the modA gene encoding molybdate ABC transporter substrate-binding protein yields the protein MRRLSTLLVPLLLGLTACGGAASSPQGQDAEVQLFAAASLGAVGDELIAAYRQENPQVSITATYAGSSQLVTQMVEGTTPDLLITADSTTMDQALEKVEELAAATPETIATNALVLATAPGNPAAIDSLDDLAAPGVLTAICAEQVPCGRLAHQELTRQGVAPATSTEEANVSAVATKVATGQVDAGFIYSTDATAISATDDITVITLPQVERNAYPLALTSSGQGKESAQNFANWLTTSGAAAQILTDYGFEPA from the coding sequence ATGCGCCGCCTGAGCACCCTTCTCGTCCCTCTTTTGCTGGGCCTGACCGCCTGCGGGGGAGCAGCAAGCTCCCCACAGGGGCAGGACGCTGAAGTTCAGCTCTTTGCTGCGGCCTCCTTGGGGGCTGTGGGTGATGAGCTCATAGCAGCCTACCGTCAAGAAAACCCGCAGGTCTCTATCACTGCCACCTACGCAGGGTCATCCCAATTGGTTACGCAGATGGTCGAAGGCACTACCCCCGACCTGCTCATTACAGCCGATAGCACTACCATGGACCAGGCCCTCGAAAAGGTTGAAGAGCTCGCCGCTGCAACCCCTGAGACTATTGCCACCAATGCCCTAGTACTGGCAACTGCCCCAGGTAACCCTGCCGCCATTGATAGCCTTGATGACCTGGCCGCACCCGGCGTCCTGACCGCTATCTGCGCCGAGCAAGTGCCCTGCGGACGCCTGGCCCACCAGGAACTTACCCGCCAGGGTGTAGCGCCAGCCACCTCCACCGAAGAAGCTAACGTCTCGGCAGTTGCCACCAAGGTAGCCACCGGCCAGGTGGATGCCGGCTTCATCTACTCCACCGACGCCACCGCTATCTCAGCCACCGACGATATCACCGTCATCACCCTGCCCCAGGTTGAACGCAACGCCTACCCCCTAGCCCTCACCAGCAGCGGTCAAGGTAAGGAAAGTGCCCAAAACTTTGCGAACTGGCTGACGACCTCAGGTGCCGCCGCCCAGATTCTTACCGACTACGGCTTCGAACCTGCCTAA
- a CDS encoding ABC transporter permease subunit, with translation MSTPGSAPPPPRVRVSPFTSVPVHAVLPTLLTLALVAGPLLSLLVRTPWGSLPQLLAEPAALAAVRLSVLTALAATAVSALLGTPTALVLATVLEQSRARRLSWVLYGLIYTPIIFSPVVSGLALLFFWGRRGLLGSWLETAGLSVAYTPLAVVLAQTFVALPFFVATLVTTLRALPPEYAEIARLEGASPTEVTTRVLLPLAAPGLLTAAVLTFARALGEYGATVTFAGNVEGVTRTLPLAIDLALSSNRMDAALGAALMLIALYLGLLAAGAFALWLGRLKGNRRA, from the coding sequence ATGAGCACCCCCGGTTCCGCACCCCCACCGCCAAGAGTGCGGGTCAGCCCCTTTACTTCCGTCCCCGTGCACGCTGTGCTCCCCACCCTGCTCACCCTGGCACTCGTCGCGGGTCCCCTACTGTCCCTCCTGGTTCGTACGCCCTGGGGGAGTCTGCCCCAGCTACTGGCAGAACCAGCTGCCCTGGCTGCCGTCCGGCTCTCGGTGCTCACCGCTCTAGCTGCTACCGCTGTATCAGCCCTGCTAGGCACCCCTACAGCCCTAGTACTGGCCACGGTTCTCGAGCAGTCTCGCGCTCGCCGCCTGAGCTGGGTACTCTACGGGCTGATCTACACCCCCATCATCTTCTCCCCGGTGGTCTCTGGTCTGGCCCTGCTCTTTTTCTGGGGCAGGCGAGGGCTGCTCGGTTCCTGGCTTGAAACGGCAGGCCTCTCGGTGGCCTACACCCCGCTGGCTGTGGTTCTGGCTCAAACCTTTGTGGCCCTGCCCTTCTTTGTGGCCACCCTGGTCACCACCCTGCGAGCGCTGCCCCCTGAATACGCCGAGATTGCCCGGCTTGAGGGGGCGAGCCCCACCGAGGTTACTACCCGTGTGCTCTTACCCCTGGCTGCTCCCGGCCTGCTGACGGCAGCCGTCCTGACCTTTGCCCGCGCCCTGGGGGAGTACGGTGCCACCGTCACCTTCGCCGGGAATGTTGAGGGTGTGACCCGCACTCTTCCGCTGGCTATCGACCTGGCTTTAAGCTCTAACCGCATGGACGCTGCCCTGGGGGCGGCGCTCATGCTGATCGCCCTCTACCTGGGCCTGCTGGCCGCCGGAGCCTTTGCCCTCTGGCTGGGCCGACTGAAAGGAAACCGCCGAGCATGA
- a CDS encoding NTP transferase domain-containing protein, with the protein MTDMKYSALILAGGRSSRLGGVPKALLSNGSSTLLEQALAACAGASARIVVGPADLTLPSGVFQTREEPAFGGPAAGISAGLSALKKTNPGLLSSSQHWVLVLSCDLPRVGAAVPLLLEAAASAPEQLSGYWAVAEGITQPLLGIYRATSLVPAFEGETANASVRRFLSPLAPAELELPAELTADVDTWEAARTAGYTQVPPTP; encoded by the coding sequence ATGACCGATATGAAGTATTCGGCCTTGATTTTGGCAGGCGGACGCTCCTCCCGCCTCGGAGGGGTGCCCAAGGCCCTCTTGTCGAATGGCTCGTCCACCCTGCTTGAGCAGGCCCTAGCAGCCTGCGCCGGGGCTAGCGCCCGCATTGTGGTGGGTCCAGCAGACCTTACTCTGCCCAGCGGTGTGTTCCAAACCCGGGAAGAACCAGCCTTCGGCGGGCCAGCAGCTGGGATCTCCGCTGGGCTGAGCGCCCTCAAGAAAACCAACCCGGGCCTCTTGAGCTCCTCCCAGCACTGGGTGCTAGTTCTTTCCTGCGACCTGCCCCGCGTTGGGGCCGCAGTTCCCCTGCTCCTTGAGGCGGCGGCATCCGCGCCGGAACAGCTTAGCGGCTACTGGGCTGTGGCGGAGGGTATCACTCAGCCCCTGCTGGGAATCTACCGGGCTACCTCCCTGGTCCCGGCCTTTGAGGGAGAAACCGCAAACGCCTCCGTCCGCCGTTTTCTCAGCCCCCTTGCACCCGCCGAGCTAGAACTGCCCGCCGAACTCACCGCCGACGTCGACACCTGGGAAGCCGCCCGCACTGCTGGCTACACCCAGGTTCCCCCTACCCCCTAA
- a CDS encoding LacI family DNA-binding transcriptional regulator — MPKPKLGDVAALAGVSPTTVSRVLNNRGYLSEATRVKVFDAMQQLGYRPNAIARSLQGQKSQLIGLVFPSVANPFYGEMAYRIESHLADIGYKTILCNSNDHPESEQRYLDMLIANQVDGVITGAHSQVVANFPHLGAPLITIDRQETGRGPNISCDNFNGAYRATRLLLDGGATNVLHITSTISPDNARQRGYQLAITEAGYAPQILELGFTTPQATKRDRIHTYLAEHPQVDAVFASNDVYAAMVLGYARTAGRQVPDDLQVIGFDGTETSRALLPELTTVVQPIDAMAQRAIAQLMHAMNEEEKELTGSDVLPVSLHEGSSTRSLLWAESAMA; from the coding sequence GTGCCCAAACCAAAGCTTGGCGATGTCGCTGCACTGGCAGGCGTCTCCCCCACCACCGTCTCCCGGGTACTCAATAACCGGGGCTACCTTTCCGAAGCCACCCGCGTCAAAGTTTTCGACGCCATGCAACAGCTGGGCTACCGGCCCAACGCTATCGCTCGCTCCCTCCAGGGGCAAAAAAGCCAGCTCATCGGCCTGGTCTTCCCCTCGGTTGCCAACCCCTTCTACGGTGAGATGGCCTACCGCATCGAATCCCATCTAGCTGACATCGGATACAAAACCATTCTCTGCAACTCCAACGACCACCCCGAGTCAGAGCAGCGCTACCTGGACATGCTCATTGCCAACCAGGTCGACGGAGTCATTACCGGCGCTCATTCCCAGGTCGTCGCCAACTTCCCCCACCTGGGCGCTCCCCTGATTACCATCGACCGGCAAGAGACCGGCCGAGGCCCCAACATCAGTTGCGATAACTTCAACGGCGCCTACCGAGCTACCCGCCTGCTCCTGGACGGAGGTGCCACCAACGTCCTGCACATCACCTCAACCATCTCCCCCGACAACGCCCGCCAGCGCGGCTACCAGCTAGCCATCACCGAAGCAGGCTACGCCCCCCAGATTCTCGAGTTGGGTTTTACCACCCCGCAGGCCACCAAACGCGATCGCATTCATACCTATCTCGCTGAGCACCCGCAGGTTGATGCGGTTTTTGCCTCCAACGACGTCTACGCAGCCATGGTGCTGGGCTATGCCCGGACGGCAGGGCGGCAGGTGCCCGATGACTTGCAGGTCATCGGCTTTGACGGGACTGAAACCAGCCGGGCCCTTCTGCCCGAGCTGACCACCGTGGTACAGCCCATCGACGCAATGGCCCAGCGAGCTATCGCCCAGCTCATGCACGCCATGAACGAGGAAGAAAAAGAGCTCACCGGAAGCGATGTGCTCCCGGTGAGCCTACATGAAGGGTCAAGCACCCGCTCCTTGCTCTGGGCAGAGAGCGCGATGGCGTAA
- a CDS encoding MoaD/ThiS family protein, with protein MQINFFAAARAAAGLPGVMVELEQLPNPTLAGLQAYLAREFTGATPSGQTLADILPRCTFLVDGVAASADSLDDAKLLQGAQRLDVLPPFAGG; from the coding sequence ATGCAGATTAACTTCTTCGCTGCGGCCCGGGCGGCAGCTGGCCTACCCGGTGTGATGGTTGAGCTAGAGCAGCTCCCCAACCCCACACTCGCCGGTCTCCAGGCCTACCTAGCGCGCGAATTTACCGGGGCTACTCCCTCAGGTCAGACCCTGGCAGATATTCTGCCACGCTGCACCTTCCTGGTAGACGGGGTTGCAGCGAGCGCAGATTCCCTCGATGATGCAAAACTCCTGCAAGGGGCCCAGCGCCTGGACGTCCTACCCCCCTTTGCTGGTGGATAG
- a CDS encoding molybdopterin molybdotransferase MoeA — protein sequence MHHTSWQQARQLLHQAGATLARTDEEVPLAQEAIGRTLSKDARALLPVPHYDSSAMDGYATAGAPPWQLLTHPPAAEGENIHQRVLPLTPGQATPVLTGGLIPPGTDGVLRQEHALADGNTLRPDPKIFNRGCPAPGADIRRAGEELSANSTALPAGTPITARHLGALATLGLDTLTVTARPTVAIAYTGNEIITSGLPGPGQVRDAYSMAFPHIIENLGASVSSICRLPDSKTQLTNWLTTTGADLLLITGGSSTSTADWVRRALADLGASYLFESVTIRPGHPALAARLPAKSNPTSPLVLGLPGNPLAAYTALYSYLPPWLTGATGAPLAELAEGVLTHPVPGYRKHDLRLLPATLTTTPEGRKLTPLPKTQSHMLTSFATADALALIPPDGAASGQAVSYLTLPS from the coding sequence GTGCACCACACCAGCTGGCAGCAGGCCAGGCAGCTCCTACACCAGGCAGGGGCGACCCTTGCCCGAACCGATGAAGAGGTACCCCTCGCCCAGGAGGCTATCGGCAGAACCCTGAGCAAGGACGCCCGCGCCCTGCTGCCGGTGCCCCACTATGATTCCTCAGCTATGGACGGCTACGCCACCGCCGGTGCCCCACCCTGGCAGCTGCTCACCCACCCGCCAGCAGCAGAGGGCGAGAATATCCACCAGCGAGTTCTGCCCCTTACCCCCGGCCAGGCTACCCCCGTTCTGACCGGCGGGCTCATACCCCCGGGCACCGACGGCGTGCTTCGCCAGGAACACGCCCTAGCAGACGGCAACACGCTCAGACCCGACCCCAAGATTTTTAACCGGGGCTGCCCAGCCCCCGGTGCCGACATCCGACGGGCGGGTGAAGAACTTTCAGCCAACAGCACGGCACTTCCCGCGGGAACACCCATTACCGCCCGTCATCTCGGAGCCCTTGCCACCCTCGGCCTTGACACCCTCACCGTCACCGCCCGCCCCACCGTCGCTATCGCCTACACCGGCAACGAAATAATTACCTCCGGCCTCCCTGGCCCAGGCCAGGTGCGCGACGCCTACTCTATGGCCTTCCCCCACATCATCGAAAACCTGGGAGCCAGCGTTAGCAGCATCTGCCGTCTGCCCGACAGCAAAACCCAGCTCACCAACTGGCTCACCACCACCGGCGCCGACCTGCTACTTATTACCGGCGGCTCCTCTACCTCCACCGCAGACTGGGTGCGCCGCGCCCTAGCCGACCTAGGTGCAAGCTACCTCTTCGAATCCGTCACCATCCGTCCCGGCCACCCGGCCCTGGCCGCCCGCCTGCCGGCCAAGAGCAACCCAACCTCCCCTCTCGTCCTCGGCCTACCCGGCAACCCCCTAGCTGCCTATACCGCCCTCTACTCCTACCTGCCACCCTGGCTCACCGGCGCCACTGGTGCTCCCCTAGCCGAGCTGGCCGAAGGCGTCCTCACCCACCCGGTACCCGGCTACCGCAAACACGACCTGCGCCTGCTACCAGCTACCCTTACTACCACCCCCGAGGGCAGAAAGCTTACCCCCCTGCCCAAGACCCAGTCCCATATGCTCACTTCCTTTGCCACCGCCGACGCCCTGGCGCTCATCCCACCAGACGGAGCTGCATCCGGTCAGGCTGTCTCCTACCTTACTCTTCCCAGCTAG
- the moaA gene encoding GTP 3',8-cyclase MoaA, with protein MPQSSAPKPPVPLGSSIPVVTGGASAAAHPDLPTTGPLADRWGRTATDLRISLMDKCNLRCVYCMPAEGLNWLPGTQLLTLDEVTRLVRVGVRDLGIEEVRFTGGEPLVRADLTDIIAAVRAEHPHLPIALTTNGIGLDKKVDALVQAGLNRVNVSLDTICPETFAQLTRRDKLASVLTGIEAAAAAGLTPLKINAVLMAGVNDDQGHELLTWALEGGYQLRFIEQMPLDADHNWTREGTITAEQIRQRLADHYDLLPHGRPRGASPAALWDVYPLGHTGAAEPLGQVGIIASVTEPFCSACTRTRITADGKVRSCLFSLTETDLMGALRGGASDTELAQIWRGAMWVKPKAHGKDTVGFDTPDFTQPTRSMSAIGG; from the coding sequence ATGCCCCAGTCTTCAGCCCCCAAACCCCCGGTGCCCCTGGGTTCTTCCATCCCAGTTGTGACCGGCGGTGCCAGTGCAGCTGCACACCCGGACCTGCCCACCACCGGGCCTCTTGCCGACCGCTGGGGACGAACCGCCACAGACCTCCGCATTTCCCTGATGGACAAGTGCAACCTGCGCTGTGTCTACTGCATGCCCGCTGAAGGCCTCAACTGGCTGCCCGGCACACAGCTTCTAACCCTCGATGAGGTCACCCGCCTGGTAAGGGTAGGTGTGCGAGACCTAGGAATCGAAGAGGTACGCTTTACCGGTGGCGAGCCCCTAGTACGAGCTGACCTCACCGATATTATTGCTGCCGTCCGCGCCGAACACCCCCATCTGCCCATCGCCCTGACGACCAACGGCATCGGACTCGATAAAAAGGTAGATGCCCTGGTTCAGGCCGGGCTCAACCGGGTCAATGTCTCCCTCGATACCATCTGCCCCGAAACATTCGCGCAGCTCACCCGCAGGGATAAGCTAGCCTCGGTACTCACAGGTATTGAAGCCGCAGCTGCCGCCGGGCTCACCCCCCTCAAAATCAACGCGGTCCTCATGGCCGGCGTCAACGATGATCAGGGCCATGAACTCCTCACCTGGGCTTTAGAGGGCGGCTACCAGCTCCGCTTCATCGAACAGATGCCCCTGGATGCCGACCATAACTGGACCCGCGAAGGCACCATCACCGCCGAGCAAATCCGCCAGCGCCTAGCCGACCACTACGACCTGCTGCCTCACGGGCGTCCGCGCGGGGCCTCCCCCGCAGCCCTCTGGGACGTCTACCCGCTGGGTCACACTGGCGCAGCAGAGCCCCTGGGTCAGGTAGGCATTATCGCCTCAGTCACCGAGCCCTTCTGCTCAGCCTGTACTCGCACCCGCATCACCGCCGACGGCAAGGTACGCTCCTGTCTCTTCTCCCTGACCGAAACCGACCTCATGGGCGCCCTGCGCGGCGGAGCCAGCGATACTGAACTGGCCCAGATCTGGCGCGGAGCCATGTGGGTCAAGCCCAAGGCCCACGGCAAGGATACCGTCGGTTTCGACACCCCCGACTTCACCCAACCTACTCGATCCATGAGCGCCATCGGCGGCTAG